The Peribacillus sp. FSL E2-0218 genome contains a region encoding:
- a CDS encoding peptide ABC transporter substrate-binding protein yields MKKSKFSVLALLMAIMLILAACNGGSKETSKENEGGSGDSSKAKVLNVNNSSEPGSLHPANAQGTHESWILEHTFEGLTKKTEEGKIVPGNAESWKISEDGLKWTFKLKEGLKWSNGDPLTAHDFEYAWKYALKPETAADYAYQLYYLKGGEAYNSKKGKEEDVGVKATDDLTLEVTLEKPTPYFLDLTSFYTFYPIDKKVQEENPKWALDAKTHVSNGPFKLTEWKHKESLKIEKNENYYDKDKIKLDAVNFALIEDENTAWQMYQSGELDLAYPLPVDIQGQMVNSDDKEFKMGKELAVYYYNFNTKVKPFNNAKVRKALSMAIERQKITDNVAQGGQKPAFGVVPPGIPDASGDFQENTGDLFKEDVAEAKKLLKEGLAEEGMKKLPDFSILYNTLDSHKKIAEAVQGMWRDNLGVEVTLENAEFQVKLDREKAGDFEISRAGWVGDYVDPMTFMLWETDGAYNDAGWSNKEYDKLLNEAKSTMEPKERMDALHKAEKVMIDEMPILPVYFYTKPYMVKSNVTGVYAPINAYPNFVYADKK; encoded by the coding sequence TTGAAAAAGTCTAAATTTTCAGTGCTTGCTCTACTAATGGCCATCATGCTTATACTAGCGGCATGCAATGGCGGTTCGAAGGAAACTTCGAAAGAAAATGAGGGCGGGTCGGGTGACTCATCCAAAGCAAAAGTGCTAAACGTGAACAACTCGAGTGAACCTGGTTCGCTACATCCGGCAAACGCACAAGGAACTCATGAATCATGGATCCTTGAACACACGTTTGAAGGTCTGACAAAGAAAACAGAAGAAGGTAAAATCGTTCCAGGAAATGCAGAATCATGGAAAATCAGTGAAGATGGATTAAAATGGACGTTCAAATTAAAAGAAGGCTTGAAATGGTCGAATGGCGATCCGCTTACAGCGCATGATTTCGAATATGCTTGGAAGTATGCTTTGAAACCGGAAACAGCTGCTGACTATGCATACCAGCTTTACTACCTTAAAGGCGGGGAAGCTTACAACAGCAAAAAAGGCAAGGAAGAGGATGTAGGCGTTAAAGCGACAGACGACTTGACTCTTGAGGTTACTTTGGAAAAACCGACACCTTATTTCCTTGATTTGACTTCCTTCTATACTTTCTATCCAATCGATAAAAAGGTACAGGAAGAAAACCCTAAATGGGCATTGGATGCAAAAACACACGTATCGAATGGTCCATTCAAGTTAACGGAGTGGAAACATAAAGAAAGTCTGAAAATTGAAAAGAATGAAAACTACTACGATAAAGACAAAATCAAATTGGATGCGGTCAACTTTGCTCTAATTGAAGATGAAAATACGGCATGGCAAATGTATCAGAGCGGCGAATTGGACCTCGCTTATCCACTTCCTGTAGATATTCAAGGTCAAATGGTCAATTCTGATGACAAAGAATTCAAAATGGGCAAAGAACTTGCTGTATACTACTACAATTTCAATACAAAAGTGAAACCTTTCAATAATGCTAAAGTAAGGAAAGCATTATCGATGGCAATCGAGCGTCAAAAAATCACGGATAATGTTGCTCAAGGCGGACAAAAGCCTGCATTCGGCGTAGTCCCTCCGGGTATTCCTGATGCATCTGGAGATTTCCAGGAGAATACAGGTGACTTGTTCAAGGAAGATGTTGCCGAAGCTAAGAAATTGTTAAAAGAAGGACTAGCTGAAGAAGGCATGAAAAAATTACCTGACTTCTCAATCTTGTACAATACTTTAGATTCACACAAGAAAATTGCTGAAGCGGTTCAAGGAATGTGGCGTGATAACCTGGGTGTCGAAGTTACCCTTGAAAATGCAGAATTCCAAGTTAAGCTTGACCGTGAAAAAGCTGGTGACTTTGAAATTTCCCGTGCAGGATGGGTTGGTGACTATGTTGACCCAATGACATTCATGCTTTGGGAAACGGACGGCGCCTATAATGATGCAGGTTGGTCAAACAAAGAATATGATAAGTTATTAAATGAGGCAAAATCTACAATGGAACCAAAAGAACGCATGGATGCTTTGCATAAAGCAGAGAAAGTTATGATTGATGAAATGCCGATCCTTCCGGTTTACTTCTACACAAAACCATATATGGTTAAATCTAATGTTACTGGTGTTTATGCACCGATTAACGCTTATCCGAACTTTGTTTACGCGGATAAAAAATAA
- a CDS encoding ABC transporter permease → MADKVHFTEDMFQPAEGNFKEAEKIARPTVSYWSDVWRRFKENKLAMTGFVLIILLVLLAIFGPYINGYTYYGQDFEKKNLSPNSEHWFGTDSSGRDLFTRAWYGARISLFIGLMAALIDFLIGVLYGGISAIRGGRTDNMMMRFAEVIYAIPYLLMVILMMVVLKPGILPIIIAMSITGWIPMARLVRGQVLQLKENEYIHAATISGANTSWTLRKHMIPNTMGPILVNLTLTVPTAIFAEATLSFLGLGVPAPQASWGTLTSDALGSILVGNFYQLLIPAILISLTMFAFNVAGDGLQDALDPKLRK, encoded by the coding sequence ATGGCAGATAAAGTGCATTTTACAGAGGATATGTTCCAACCCGCTGAAGGAAACTTTAAGGAAGCCGAAAAAATTGCGAGACCGACAGTTTCATACTGGTCTGACGTCTGGCGTCGTTTCAAGGAAAACAAGCTGGCGATGACTGGATTCGTCCTGATAATCCTCCTGGTCCTGCTGGCGATATTTGGTCCATATATTAACGGCTACACATATTATGGACAAGATTTCGAGAAAAAGAATTTAAGCCCGAATAGCGAGCATTGGTTCGGGACGGATTCTTCAGGAAGGGATTTATTTACGCGAGCATGGTATGGTGCGAGGATTTCGTTGTTCATCGGATTGATGGCAGCACTGATAGACTTTTTGATTGGTGTGCTTTATGGTGGGATTTCAGCCATCCGCGGCGGACGCACGGATAACATGATGATGCGTTTTGCAGAAGTGATCTATGCAATTCCTTATCTTTTGATGGTCATCTTGATGATGGTTGTTTTGAAGCCAGGCATATTGCCGATCATCATCGCGATGTCGATTACAGGATGGATCCCGATGGCAAGACTGGTAAGGGGACAAGTATTACAGTTAAAAGAGAATGAATACATTCATGCTGCAACGATTTCCGGGGCCAACACGAGCTGGACGTTAAGAAAACATATGATACCCAATACGATGGGCCCGATTCTTGTCAATTTGACATTAACGGTACCAACCGCGATTTTTGCAGAAGCAACGTTAAGCTTTTTGGGGCTGGGAGTGCCAGCGCCGCAGGCAAGTTGGGGAACATTGACAAGTGATGCACTGGGAAGCATCCTGGTGGGGAATTTCTATCAACTTCTCATCCCGGCTATCTTGATTTCCTTGACGATGTTCGCGTTCAATGTGGCTGGTGACGGTCTTCAGGATGCCTTGGATCCAAAACTACGAAAATAA
- a CDS encoding GNAT family protein, which translates to MNVKDIYGNLPVIESKRLIMRKVTMKDAEDMFAYASNREVSRFVTWDAHGSLSATKDYIQLILQNYEDSHIAPWGIQYKESGKLIGTIDYVSWQVNHHHAEIGYVLAPEYWGKGLMTEAVEKIVAFGFENMNLVRIQARCFVENTGSERVMQKAGMSFEGIIRKGMFVKGEHVDLKLYAIIK; encoded by the coding sequence ATGAATGTAAAGGATATATACGGAAACCTGCCTGTCATCGAATCAAAACGTCTAATCATGAGGAAGGTAACCATGAAGGATGCCGAAGACATGTTCGCTTATGCATCCAATCGGGAGGTTTCCCGTTTCGTCACTTGGGACGCACACGGCTCCTTAAGTGCTACAAAGGATTACATCCAGCTTATCCTGCAAAATTATGAGGACAGCCACATTGCTCCGTGGGGAATCCAGTACAAGGAAAGTGGTAAGTTGATCGGTACCATCGACTATGTTTCCTGGCAGGTCAATCATCATCATGCAGAAATAGGATATGTGCTGGCGCCGGAATATTGGGGGAAGGGCCTGATGACGGAGGCTGTCGAAAAAATCGTGGCCTTTGGCTTCGAAAATATGAATCTGGTACGGATTCAAGCACGCTGCTTTGTTGAAAATACGGGTTCGGAACGAGTCATGCAAAAGGCAGGCATGTCATTTGAAGGAATCATAAGAAAAGGGATGTTTGTGAAAGGGGAGCATGTCGACCTTAAGTTGTATGCCATCATTAAATGA
- a CDS encoding crotonase/enoyl-CoA hydratase family protein: MMVYSTITSEIIDHVMIVTLNRPERMNAFNEKMCAEMILAFDEADANDDVRAVIVTGSGASYCAGMDLEKGAETFMDHTPLVEYRDAGGVLALRIFELKKPIIAAINGAAVGVGITMTLPMDIRIASTEAKMGFVFARRGITMEACSGWFLPRLVGMGKASEWIYTGRMISANEAYEGRLVNKIVGPDELMAAAMEIASDIAQNTSSVSVTLSRQLMWTMLGANHPVESHKIESKMLHWTGKQADAQEGIEAFLEKRSADFKMKSSTDMPPFYPWSTDRTYESDKK; the protein is encoded by the coding sequence ATGATGGTGTATTCTACGATTACCAGTGAAATCATCGATCATGTCATGATCGTCACCTTAAATCGTCCTGAGAGAATGAATGCTTTCAATGAAAAGATGTGTGCGGAAATGATTCTCGCTTTTGATGAAGCAGACGCTAATGATGACGTACGTGCCGTCATTGTAACGGGTTCTGGTGCTTCCTACTGTGCTGGAATGGATTTGGAGAAGGGGGCTGAAACCTTCATGGACCACACCCCTTTGGTTGAATACCGTGACGCAGGAGGGGTTTTGGCATTGCGGATTTTTGAACTGAAGAAACCGATCATCGCGGCCATTAATGGCGCGGCGGTTGGGGTAGGGATAACCATGACATTGCCGATGGATATCAGGATAGCTTCAACGGAGGCGAAAATGGGCTTTGTATTCGCTCGCAGAGGGATTACGATGGAGGCATGCAGCGGATGGTTTCTACCTAGACTTGTCGGCATGGGGAAAGCTTCGGAATGGATTTATACCGGCAGGATGATATCAGCCAACGAAGCGTATGAGGGCAGGCTGGTGAATAAAATTGTCGGACCAGACGAATTGATGGCTGCGGCAATGGAAATCGCATCAGACATTGCCCAGAACACATCTTCCGTTTCCGTGACTCTATCCCGGCAGCTGATGTGGACGATGCTCGGAGCGAACCATCCTGTCGAATCACATAAAATAGAATCGAAGATGCTTCATTGGACAGGAAAACAAGCGGATGCCCAAGAAGGGATTGAAGCATTTTTGGAGAAAAGAAGTGCAGATTTCAAAATGAAAAGCAGCACAGATATGCCTCCTTTTTATCCTTGGAGCACGGATCGAACGTATGAATCGGACAAGAAATGA
- a CDS encoding dipeptide ABC transporter ATP-binding protein: MVSLKNKSVKEKTVNENSPLVEIKNLKKHFSVGSQTLKAVDGLDLKIYPGETVGLVGESGCGKSTAGRTITRLYEPTDGEVLFQGKNIFDYKQGEMSHIRREIQMIFQDPYASLNPRMKVEELIGEPLAIHGISKGKERRKRVEDLLKLVGLSPEHITRFPHEFSGGQRQRIGIARALALNPKFIVCDEPISALDVSIQAQVVNLLKELQKEMGLTYLFIAHDLSMVKYISDRILVMYLGRMMELADSESLTKDPLHPYTQALLSAVPIPDPTIKRERIVLKGDVPSPINPPSGCVFRTRCPKAMEICSSAVPEWKEQKPGHFVACHLYW, translated from the coding sequence ATGGTTTCACTAAAAAATAAGTCGGTAAAAGAAAAAACAGTCAACGAAAATTCTCCTCTTGTTGAAATAAAGAATCTGAAAAAGCATTTTTCAGTCGGTTCTCAGACGCTGAAAGCGGTGGATGGTTTGGATCTCAAGATTTATCCTGGGGAAACTGTCGGACTTGTAGGCGAAAGCGGGTGCGGGAAATCGACGGCTGGTCGGACGATTACTCGTCTTTATGAACCTACAGATGGAGAAGTCCTTTTTCAGGGGAAAAATATCTTCGATTATAAACAGGGGGAAATGTCACATATCCGCCGTGAAATCCAAATGATCTTCCAAGATCCATACGCTTCCTTGAATCCAAGGATGAAGGTAGAAGAACTAATTGGCGAACCGCTTGCCATCCATGGGATATCCAAGGGCAAAGAGAGAAGAAAACGCGTGGAAGATCTGTTAAAGCTGGTTGGCCTAAGCCCGGAGCACATCACTCGTTTTCCGCATGAATTCAGTGGCGGGCAGCGGCAGCGGATTGGGATTGCAAGGGCATTGGCTTTAAATCCTAAATTCATCGTTTGTGATGAACCGATTTCGGCCCTTGACGTTTCCATTCAAGCTCAAGTCGTCAATTTATTGAAAGAACTGCAAAAAGAAATGGGTTTGACTTATTTATTCATCGCGCATGATTTATCGATGGTCAAGTATATTTCAGATCGCATCTTGGTCATGTATCTCGGCCGAATGATGGAACTGGCGGATAGTGAATCGTTAACGAAGGATCCACTGCATCCATACACACAAGCACTGCTTTCAGCGGTGCCGATCCCAGATCCGACCATTAAGCGGGAACGAATCGTCCTTAAAGGCGATGTACCAAGTCCGATCAATCCGCCAAGCGGCTGTGTATTCCGGACTCGCTGCCCTAAAGCGATGGAGATATGTTCCAGTGCCGTTCCTGAATGGAAAGAACAAAAGCCAGGGCATTTCGTTGCGTGTCATTTATATTGGTAA
- a CDS encoding ribonuclease E inhibitor RraB, protein MGILSCLLYPDIYQCNHMGNFAVFENLMKSGDELEPPREVKHWLYFKNMKMLKQFVQAIKKHDFSLADQSVEVEEDGRYLLSISRIDSVNIASINEVTDMLVELSETYDGDYDGWETVVIHRSDGI, encoded by the coding sequence TTGGGAATTCTATCATGCCTTTTATACCCTGATATTTACCAGTGCAACCATATGGGGAATTTTGCCGTTTTTGAAAATTTGATGAAATCTGGTGATGAACTGGAGCCACCTCGGGAAGTTAAGCATTGGCTATATTTTAAAAATATGAAAATGCTGAAGCAGTTTGTCCAAGCGATTAAAAAACATGATTTTTCCCTGGCTGACCAATCGGTTGAAGTGGAAGAAGACGGGAGGTATTTGCTTTCGATTTCGAGAATTGATTCTGTTAACATTGCTTCGATAAATGAAGTAACCGATATGTTGGTAGAGCTTTCGGAAACATACGATGGAGATTATGATGGGTGGGAGACGGTTGTTATTCATCGCTCAGACGGGATTTAA
- a CDS encoding ABC transporter permease, whose translation MLRYTLNRFKWAIITLWAVITLTFIIMHTIPGNPFAKEGAMPPAVYENLQTHYGLDKPLLTQYGNYLLEVVQFDFGPSLKSSSISVNDYILKGFPVSLHLGAQALVIAIFFGLILGVVASLKRNKWPDYLSMVIAIVGISVPNFILATILINYFAIKWHIFPVATWATWQHTILPSIALSMMPLAFIARLMRTSMLEVMGQDYILTAKAKGLKRSGVIIKHAIRNALLPIITILGILTANIVTGSFIIERIFGIPGMGDMFVKGISNRDYPVILGSTIVYSAVLIILIFIVDVAYTLIDPRIKVTGEKK comes from the coding sequence ATGTTGAGATATACATTAAATCGTTTTAAATGGGCGATTATTACTTTGTGGGCGGTTATTACATTAACGTTCATCATAATGCATACGATTCCGGGAAATCCATTTGCCAAAGAAGGAGCAATGCCTCCGGCCGTTTATGAAAATCTTCAAACACACTATGGATTGGACAAGCCTTTGTTAACCCAATATGGGAATTATTTATTGGAAGTCGTTCAGTTTGATTTTGGTCCTTCACTTAAATCCTCATCCATTTCAGTGAATGATTACATCTTGAAGGGATTTCCAGTGTCCTTGCATTTAGGCGCACAAGCATTGGTGATTGCCATTTTCTTTGGGCTCATCCTTGGTGTAGTGGCCTCCCTGAAACGAAATAAATGGCCGGACTATCTTTCAATGGTCATTGCCATCGTAGGGATCTCAGTACCGAACTTTATTTTAGCAACCATTTTGATCAATTATTTCGCGATCAAGTGGCACATATTCCCTGTTGCTACATGGGCAACATGGCAGCATACTATTTTGCCGTCCATAGCGCTGTCCATGATGCCGCTTGCTTTCATTGCCAGATTGATGCGGACAAGCATGCTTGAGGTAATGGGGCAGGACTACATCTTGACAGCAAAAGCAAAAGGTTTGAAACGAAGCGGAGTCATCATCAAGCATGCGATACGGAATGCGTTATTGCCGATCATCACGATTCTTGGTATCCTAACGGCTAATATCGTGACTGGAAGCTTCATCATTGAACGTATTTTTGGTATCCCGGGCATGGGGGATATGTTCGTAAAGGGAATTTCCAACCGAGACTACCCGGTCATTCTTGGTTCAACCATTGTGTACAGTGCAGTGCTTATCATATTGATATTCATCGTTGATGTTGCCTATACGCTGATCGATCCAAGAATTAAAGTGACGGGGGAGAAAAAATAA
- a CDS encoding DUF695 domain-containing protein, with protein MDREVYQHAIAVRVEIKNPNEEGFPLGGEADLLYEMEEDFDQFVDSEHAVKVGRVTSDGLRDTRRNKRINGGC; from the coding sequence ATTGATAGAGAGGTATACCAACATGCCATTGCTGTCCGAGTCGAAATCAAGAATCCTAATGAAGAAGGATTTCCGCTAGGGGGAGAGGCAGATCTATTGTATGAAATGGAGGAGGATTTTGATCAATTCGTGGATTCTGAACATGCCGTTAAAGTTGGCAGGGTTACGTCAGACGGGTTAAGGGATACAAGAAGAAATAAGAGAATTAATGGAGGCTGCTGA
- a CDS encoding ABC transporter ATP-binding protein: MENLLEVKDLQINFHTYAGKVQAVRGVNFEVKKGEAVAIVGESGCGKSVTAKSIMRLLETPPAEYGTGSINFGGKDLIKISEKEMQKIRGNDISMIFQDPMTSLNPTTKIGSQIMEGILKHNRDISRKDAYDRALETLTLVGIPQPEKRMQQYPHEFSGGMRQRAMIAMALACEPKLLIADEPTTALDVTIQAQILELMKDIQRRMETSIILITHDLGVVAETCERVVVMYAGKVVETGTVEAIFSNPQHPYTRGLLKTVPRLDMEKTAPLVPIIGSPPDLLDPPKGCPFYPRCESAMKVCKDHDPELEVVEEGQTAACWLHHPMAKAAQLQANV; encoded by the coding sequence ATGGAGAACCTATTAGAAGTTAAAGATTTACAAATCAACTTCCATACGTATGCAGGAAAAGTACAGGCTGTCCGCGGCGTGAACTTTGAAGTGAAAAAAGGGGAAGCCGTTGCCATCGTTGGGGAATCCGGGTGCGGCAAAAGTGTCACTGCAAAATCTATCATGAGATTATTGGAGACACCTCCAGCAGAGTATGGAACTGGTTCAATTAATTTTGGCGGGAAAGACCTTATTAAAATAAGCGAAAAGGAAATGCAGAAGATTCGCGGAAATGATATTAGCATGATTTTCCAGGACCCGATGACTTCCCTTAATCCTACGACCAAAATCGGCAGCCAAATCATGGAAGGTATTCTGAAGCATAATAGAGATATCTCCCGAAAAGATGCATACGACCGAGCGTTAGAAACACTTACACTGGTAGGGATTCCGCAGCCGGAAAAAAGGATGCAGCAATATCCGCATGAGTTTTCAGGCGGCATGCGCCAGCGGGCGATGATAGCGATGGCGCTAGCTTGTGAACCGAAGCTATTGATTGCCGATGAGCCCACGACGGCTTTGGATGTGACGATACAAGCACAAATACTAGAATTGATGAAGGATATTCAACGCAGAATGGAAACTTCCATCATCCTTATCACGCACGATCTTGGAGTGGTTGCGGAAACTTGCGAACGGGTTGTCGTTATGTATGCAGGTAAGGTTGTGGAAACGGGGACAGTTGAAGCGATATTTTCCAATCCACAGCACCCGTACACAAGAGGGCTGCTCAAGACGGTGCCAAGGCTCGATATGGAAAAAACGGCTCCGCTGGTACCTATCATCGGATCGCCGCCGGATTTGCTGGATCCGCCGAAAGGATGTCCATTTTATCCAAGATGTGAATCTGCCATGAAGGTATGCAAAGACCATGATCCGGAACTAGAAGTAGTGGAAGAGGGACAGACAGCTGCGTGCTGGCTTCACCATCCAATGGCAAAAGCAGCACAGCTGCAAGCTAATGTTTGA
- a CDS encoding cold-shock protein: protein MEQGKVKWFNAEKGFGFIERENGDDVFVHFSAIQSEGFKSLDEGQEVTFEVEQGQRGPQATNVQKA, encoded by the coding sequence ATGGAACAAGGTAAAGTAAAATGGTTTAACGCAGAAAAAGGATTTGGCTTCATCGAACGCGAAAATGGAGACGATGTATTCGTACATTTCTCAGCTATCCAAAGCGAAGGATTCAAATCATTAGACGAAGGTCAAGAAGTTACTTTTGAAGTTGAGCAAGGTCAACGTGGACCTCAAGCTACTAACGTTCAAAAAGCGTAA
- a CDS encoding CoA-acylating methylmalonate-semialdehyde dehydrogenase, translated as MEVIKKVETLKNYIGGKWVESTTSKHEEVPNPATGEALAIVPLSTKDDLHVAVQAANEAYKEWKRVAVPKRARYLFRYQQLLIEHWDELAKLVTIENGKSYTEAYGEVQRGIECVEFAAGAPTLMMGSQLPDISPGIESGMYRYPIGVVAGITPFNFPMMVPCWMFPLAIACGNTFILKPSERTPLLANRLVELLTEAGVPDGVVNIVHGAHDVVNGILEHDDIKAVSFVGSQPVAEYVYKTAAANKKRVQALSGAKNHSIVMPDANLDNAVANITNAAFGSAGERCMAASVVVAIGEVGDELVERLKAAADDIKIGNGMDKDVFLGPVIRDTHKKRTEQYIESGEKEGATLLRDGRNEGDQENGYYVGPTLFDHVKTDMKIWKDEIFAPVLSIVRVNSLEEAIELTNQSEFANGACIYTDSASAIREFREEIDAGMLGVNLGVPAPMAFFPFSGYKSSFYGDLHANGRDGVEFYTRKKMLTARY; from the coding sequence ATGGAAGTGATCAAAAAAGTTGAAACGTTGAAGAATTATATCGGTGGCAAATGGGTGGAATCCACTACATCGAAGCATGAAGAAGTGCCCAATCCAGCGACAGGGGAAGCTTTGGCAATCGTACCGCTTTCCACTAAGGACGATCTCCATGTAGCGGTGCAAGCTGCAAATGAGGCGTACAAAGAATGGAAAAGGGTTGCAGTGCCAAAAAGGGCACGCTACTTGTTCCGTTACCAGCAATTGTTGATCGAACACTGGGATGAGCTTGCCAAACTCGTCACGATTGAAAATGGAAAAAGCTATACGGAAGCCTATGGGGAGGTTCAACGCGGAATAGAATGCGTGGAATTCGCAGCAGGTGCGCCAACCTTGATGATGGGGAGCCAGCTGCCTGATATTTCCCCTGGAATTGAATCCGGCATGTACCGCTACCCAATCGGAGTCGTTGCCGGAATCACTCCCTTTAATTTCCCGATGATGGTTCCGTGCTGGATGTTCCCGCTTGCGATTGCTTGTGGAAATACGTTCATTTTAAAACCTTCAGAACGGACTCCGCTCTTGGCGAACCGCCTTGTCGAATTATTGACGGAAGCAGGCGTTCCTGATGGAGTGGTCAATATTGTCCACGGTGCCCACGACGTCGTGAATGGAATTTTGGAGCATGATGATATAAAAGCGGTATCTTTCGTTGGATCCCAGCCTGTTGCTGAATACGTTTACAAAACGGCAGCTGCCAATAAAAAACGTGTCCAGGCTTTATCGGGAGCGAAAAACCATTCGATCGTCATGCCTGATGCGAACCTGGATAATGCGGTGGCGAACATCACCAATGCAGCTTTCGGGTCAGCTGGTGAACGCTGCATGGCAGCTTCGGTCGTCGTTGCCATAGGAGAGGTGGGAGACGAGCTCGTCGAGAGATTAAAGGCTGCGGCGGATGATATCAAAATTGGAAATGGGATGGATAAGGACGTATTCCTAGGTCCGGTGATTCGTGATACGCATAAAAAGAGAACAGAACAATATATCGAGAGCGGGGAAAAAGAAGGGGCGACTCTCCTTCGTGATGGCAGGAATGAAGGTGATCAGGAGAATGGCTATTATGTTGGCCCGACATTATTCGATCATGTGAAAACGGACATGAAGATATGGAAGGATGAAATTTTTGCGCCTGTCTTATCCATCGTACGGGTCAATTCCCTGGAAGAAGCGATTGAGTTGACCAATCAATCTGAGTTTGCCAATGGAGCCTGCATTTATACGGATAGCGCCAGCGCCATCCGGGAATTCCGCGAAGAGATTGATGCAGGGATGCTTGGTGTGAACCTAGGGGTGCCAGCCCCGATGGCATTCTTTCCTTTCTCTGGATATAAAAGTTCTTTTTACGGAGACCTTCATGCCAATGGAAGGGATGGTGTGGAATTTTACACAAGGAAGAAAATGTTGACGGCGAGATACTGA
- a CDS encoding D-2-hydroxyacid dehydrogenase: MSKRKLIISRNLNEPLLEKVKELVPDWQVITGRSPAIWKDHLTDTEVIAGWKSSMSSSIEGSDMKWIQTWSAGVNSLPLERLEQKNVQITTANGVHAYPISETIFGFMLTLTRKLDTYKKQQLEKSWQPAKMHLEIHEKTIGIIGVGKIGKETAKIAKAFGMTVLGLRHSGKSEHDVDEMFTQEQLPDLLPRCDYIVVTLPLTAETENMFGHKEFQLMKPSAFFINIGRGKLVIQQELIQALLEKQIAGAGLDVFETEPLPETNPLWDMDNVIITPHTSGDTELYDQRLIQDIFIPNLKEYLTGRAPSTNLLDYKKGY; encoded by the coding sequence ATGTCCAAAAGAAAACTCATTATCAGTCGAAACTTGAATGAGCCTTTATTGGAAAAAGTTAAAGAACTTGTCCCCGATTGGCAGGTGATCACTGGTCGATCACCTGCCATATGGAAGGATCATCTAACGGATACCGAAGTGATCGCCGGCTGGAAATCTTCCATGTCTTCAAGCATCGAAGGAAGTGATATGAAATGGATACAGACGTGGAGTGCCGGAGTGAACAGCCTGCCCCTGGAAAGGTTGGAACAAAAAAATGTCCAAATAACGACGGCAAACGGTGTCCATGCCTATCCTATATCTGAAACCATCTTTGGGTTCATGCTTACCTTGACAAGAAAATTAGATACATATAAGAAGCAACAGCTAGAAAAGTCTTGGCAACCCGCCAAAATGCATCTGGAAATCCACGAAAAGACCATCGGAATCATCGGTGTTGGTAAAATCGGCAAGGAAACCGCCAAAATTGCCAAGGCTTTTGGCATGACCGTATTGGGATTGCGCCACTCCGGGAAATCCGAGCACGATGTCGATGAGATGTTTACCCAGGAACAATTGCCTGATTTACTTCCTAGATGCGATTATATTGTCGTGACTCTCCCTTTGACGGCAGAGACAGAGAATATGTTCGGCCATAAAGAATTCCAGCTTATGAAGCCTTCCGCTTTTTTCATTAATATAGGCAGAGGAAAGCTCGTTATCCAGCAAGAATTGATTCAAGCTCTTTTGGAGAAGCAAATTGCAGGAGCAGGCCTTGACGTATTCGAAACAGAACCGCTTCCAGAAACCAATCCTTTGTGGGATATGGATAATGTCATCATCACTCCGCATACATCGGGGGACACTGAGCTGTACGACCAACGGCTGATCCAGGATATCTTCATTCCTAATTTAAAGGAATATCTTACCGGCAGAGCACCTTCGACCAATTTACTTGATTACAAAAAAGGCTATTGA